One part of the Epinephelus fuscoguttatus linkage group LG12, E.fuscoguttatus.final_Chr_v1 genome encodes these proteins:
- the msna gene encoding moesin a isoform X1: protein MPKTISVRVTTMDAELEFAIQPNTTGKQLFDQVVKTIGLREVWYFGLQYQDTKGFSTWLKLNKKVTAQDVRKESPLLFKFRAKFFPEDVTEELIQDATQRLFFLQVKEGILNDDIYCPPETAVLLASYAVQAKYADYNKEVHTPGYLSSEQLLPQRVLDQHKLNKEQWEERIQVWHEEHKSMMREESMMEYLKIAQDLEMYGVNYFNIKNKKGTELWLGVDALGLNIYEQNDKMTPKIGFPWSEIRNISFNDKKFVIKPIDKKAPDFVFYAPRLRINKRILALCMGNHELYMRRRKPDTIEVQQMKAQAREEKNHKKMERALLENEKRKREVAEKEKEKIEKEKEELMERLKQIEEQTKKAQQELEEQTQKALELELERKRAQEEAERLESDLKSAEDAKMALLQQSENQMKNQEHLATELAELTSKISLLEDAKKKKEEEAMEWQEKATTVQEDLEKTKEELKNKVMAAHVQEPLNAENEHDENDESSAEASAEFTAAATYKDRSEEERMTEAEKNERLQKHLLALSSELANARDESKKTVNDMIHAENMKAGRDKYKTLRQIRSGNTKQRIDEFECM, encoded by the exons atgcCGAAGACG ATTAGTGTGAGAGTCACTACAATGGATGCTGAACTGGAGTTCGCCATTCAGCCAAACACAACAGGAAAGCAGCTCTTTGACCAG GTTGTTAAGACCATCGGGCTGAGAGAGGTTTGGTACTTTGGGCTCCAGTACCAGGATACAAAGGGTTTCTCCACATGGCTCAAGCTCAATAAGAAG GTGACAGCCCAGGATGTGAGGAAGGAAAGCCCGCTGCTGTTTAAGTTCCGTGCCAAGTTCTTCCCCGAGGATGTGACAGAGGAGTTAATCCAGGACGCCACACAGCGGCTGTTCTTCCTGCAGGTGAAGGAGGGAATCCTAAATGACGACATCTACTGCCCTCCAGAGACAGCAGTCCTCCTGGCTTCCTACGCAGTGCAGGCCAAGTATGCCGACTACAACAAGGAAGTCCACACACCAGGATATCTGTCCAGTGAACAGCTGCTCCCTCAGAG AGTTCTGGACCAGCACAAACTTAACAAGGAGCAGTGGGAGGAGAGGATTCAAGTGTGGCATGAAGAACACAAGAGCATGATGAG AGAGGAGTCCATGATGGAGTATCTGAAGATCGCTCAAGATCTCGAGATGTACGGGGTCAACTACTTCAACATCAAGAACAAGAAAGGCACAGAACTGTGGTTGGGAGTGGATGCTTTGGGGCTCAACATTTATGAACAGAATGACAA AATGACGCCCAAAATTGGATTTCCTTGGAGTGAAATTAGGAACATTTCCTTCAATGACAAGAAGTTCGTCATCAAACCAATTGACAAGAAAGCACCT GACTTTGTATTCTATGCTCCAAGACTGCGCATCAACAAGCGAATTCTGGCTCTTTGCATGGGCAACCATGAGCTGTACATGCGCCGCCGCAAACCTGACACCATTGAAGTGCAGCAGATGAAGGCTCAGGCTCGGGAGGAGAAGAATCACAAGAAGATGGAGCG AGCTCTGCTGGAGAATGAAAAGAGGAAACGAGAAGTTgcagaaaaggaaaaggaaaagattgaaaaggaaaaggaggagtTAATGGAGAGACTAAAGCAGATTGAGGAGCAGACGAAAAAAGCCCAACAAG aGTTGGAGGAGCAAACACAGAAGGCTCTGGAGTTGgagttggagaggaagagggctCAGGAGGAGGCTGAACGTCTGGAGAGTGATCTGAAGAGTGCTGAGGACGCCAAGATGGCACTGCTGCAGCAGTCAGAGAACCAGATGAAGAACCAAGAACACCTG GCAACAGAGTTGGCTGAGCTGACTTCGAAGATTTCCCTCCTGGAGGAtgccaagaagaagaaggaggaagaggcaATGGAGTGGCAAGAGAAG GCTACCACAGTGCAGGAGGACCTGGAGAAGACCAAAGAAGAGCTCAAAAACAAAGTGATGGCGGCTCACGTTCAGGAGCCCCTCAACGCAGAGAACGAGCACGACGAGAACGACGAAAGCAGCGCCGAAGCCAGCGCCGAGTTCACAGCTGCCGCCACGTACAAGGACCGCAGCGAAGAGGAGCGCATGACTGAGGCTGAGAAGAACGAACGTTTGCAGAAACATCTACTT GCTCTAAGCTCCGAGTTGGCGAACGCTCGTGACGAGAGCAAGAAAACAGTGAACGACATGATCCACGCAGAGAACATGAAAGCGGGACGAGACAAGTACAAGACCCTCAGACAGATCCGGTCAGGAAACACCAAACAGCGCATCGATGAGTTCGAGTGCATGTGA
- the msna gene encoding moesin a isoform X2, giving the protein MLNWSSPFSQTQQESSSLTRVLDQHKLNKEQWEERIQVWHEEHKSMMREESMMEYLKIAQDLEMYGVNYFNIKNKKGTELWLGVDALGLNIYEQNDKMTPKIGFPWSEIRNISFNDKKFVIKPIDKKAPDFVFYAPRLRINKRILALCMGNHELYMRRRKPDTIEVQQMKAQAREEKNHKKMERALLENEKRKREVAEKEKEKIEKEKEELMERLKQIEEQTKKAQQELEEQTQKALELELERKRAQEEAERLESDLKSAEDAKMALLQQSENQMKNQEHLATELAELTSKISLLEDAKKKKEEEAMEWQEKATTVQEDLEKTKEELKNKVMAAHVQEPLNAENEHDENDESSAEASAEFTAAATYKDRSEEERMTEAEKNERLQKHLLALSSELANARDESKKTVNDMIHAENMKAGRDKYKTLRQIRSGNTKQRIDEFECM; this is encoded by the exons ATGCTGAACTGGAGTTCGCCATTCAGCCAAACACAACAGGAAAGCAGCTCTTTGACCAG AGTTCTGGACCAGCACAAACTTAACAAGGAGCAGTGGGAGGAGAGGATTCAAGTGTGGCATGAAGAACACAAGAGCATGATGAG AGAGGAGTCCATGATGGAGTATCTGAAGATCGCTCAAGATCTCGAGATGTACGGGGTCAACTACTTCAACATCAAGAACAAGAAAGGCACAGAACTGTGGTTGGGAGTGGATGCTTTGGGGCTCAACATTTATGAACAGAATGACAA AATGACGCCCAAAATTGGATTTCCTTGGAGTGAAATTAGGAACATTTCCTTCAATGACAAGAAGTTCGTCATCAAACCAATTGACAAGAAAGCACCT GACTTTGTATTCTATGCTCCAAGACTGCGCATCAACAAGCGAATTCTGGCTCTTTGCATGGGCAACCATGAGCTGTACATGCGCCGCCGCAAACCTGACACCATTGAAGTGCAGCAGATGAAGGCTCAGGCTCGGGAGGAGAAGAATCACAAGAAGATGGAGCG AGCTCTGCTGGAGAATGAAAAGAGGAAACGAGAAGTTgcagaaaaggaaaaggaaaagattgaaaaggaaaaggaggagtTAATGGAGAGACTAAAGCAGATTGAGGAGCAGACGAAAAAAGCCCAACAAG aGTTGGAGGAGCAAACACAGAAGGCTCTGGAGTTGgagttggagaggaagagggctCAGGAGGAGGCTGAACGTCTGGAGAGTGATCTGAAGAGTGCTGAGGACGCCAAGATGGCACTGCTGCAGCAGTCAGAGAACCAGATGAAGAACCAAGAACACCTG GCAACAGAGTTGGCTGAGCTGACTTCGAAGATTTCCCTCCTGGAGGAtgccaagaagaagaaggaggaagaggcaATGGAGTGGCAAGAGAAG GCTACCACAGTGCAGGAGGACCTGGAGAAGACCAAAGAAGAGCTCAAAAACAAAGTGATGGCGGCTCACGTTCAGGAGCCCCTCAACGCAGAGAACGAGCACGACGAGAACGACGAAAGCAGCGCCGAAGCCAGCGCCGAGTTCACAGCTGCCGCCACGTACAAGGACCGCAGCGAAGAGGAGCGCATGACTGAGGCTGAGAAGAACGAACGTTTGCAGAAACATCTACTT GCTCTAAGCTCCGAGTTGGCGAACGCTCGTGACGAGAGCAAGAAAACAGTGAACGACATGATCCACGCAGAGAACATGAAAGCGGGACGAGACAAGTACAAGACCCTCAGACAGATCCGGTCAGGAAACACCAAACAGCGCATCGATGAGTTCGAGTGCATGTGA